The DNA segment GGGCGTCACCATCGCCGACGATGCCCTCATCGGCGCCGGCGCGGTGGTGACCAAAGACGTCCCCAAGGGCGCCAAGGCGCTGGGAAATCCGGCGCGGGTGGTGTGAGGCACGCCGGATCCCTCAGCCGCCCCATCCCGGCGCCACCGCCTCGCAGCGCCAGTCCGGAGCCAGGCCGAAATACTCCACAAACCCGGCCTCCCCGGCGCGGGTGACGCGCAGCGCGCGGGTGCCGGGCATGTCCGCCACCCATTCCAGTTCCCGCAGCCGTCCCAGCAGCCCGGCCCCGAGCCGGCCCGCCAGATGCGGGCGGCGCTCGCTCCAGTCGAGGCAGGTGCGGCACAGCGGCCGCCGCGAGGACGCCCCGGCGTCGAGATCGAGCCCGAAATCGACGAGGAAGGCCCGGCCGGCCTCGGTGACGACAGCCCCGCCATCGGCCTCCACGACATGGGCGCGGGCGTGCAGCGCATCGGCGAGCGCCAGCGCCAGCCGGCCCGCCAGATGATCGTAGCAGGTGCGCGCCAGCCTTAGCGCCGCGTCGCGCGGGCCCACCGGCCGGTGGCGTGCCGGGGAGCCTCCCGTCGCCACCATCAGCGCGTGCACCACATCGGCGATCTCGGGCGAGGCCAGCCGGTAATAGCGGTGCCGCCCCTGCCGCGCGGGCGTCACCAGCCGCGCCGCCGCCAGCCGGGCAAGATGCCCGCTGGTGGTGGACGCGCTCACCCCTGCGTGGCGCGCCAGTTCGCCGGCGGTCAGCGCCCGACCGCCCATCAGCGCCAGCAGCATGTTGGCACGGGCGGGGTCGCCGACCAGCGCGGCGATCTCTGCAATCTGGTTACCCGAGACGATCGCTGACATGGCCTCAGCCTAGCAGCGCGGCCGGGCCGGGTCAGCCGCGGACATTTCGGCATCGGCCGAAGCATCGCGCGCCCGTCCTGCGCTACAAGGCGCCGGCCGTCGCCCCACGCGGCAGCCGAGAACCCGATGGAAACGCCCCTGTGACGCCCTCTGCGACGCCCGCGCTGCCCCGCGAACTGGCCCTGCTGCTGCTGCTCTCCACCCTGTGGGGCGCGTCCTACAGCTTCATCAAGATCGGGGTGGAGACCATTCCCCCGCTCACCTTCATGGCCGGCCGCACGCTGCTGGCCGGTGCGGTGCTGCTGGCGGTGCTGCAGGCGCGCGGGTTGCGGTTGCCGGCGGACCGGGCGACGTGGCGCATGTTCCTCATCCAGGCCTGCCTGAACAGCGTACTGCCCTTCACCCTCATCGCCTGGGCGGAGACGCGGCTCGATGCCGGGCTGGCGGTGATCCTCAACGCCACCACGCCGATCTTCGCCTTCCTGATCGCGCTGCTGATCGGCCGGCGCGAGGGGATGGGGGTGCGCAAGCTGTTCGGCGTGGCGAGCGGGCTTGCCGGCGCCTGCCTCACCGTGGGCGCGGGCGCCCTGCACGGGCTCGGCGGCGATGTGCTGCCGCAGCTCGCCGTGCTCGCGGCCACGCTGTGCTATGGCGGCGGCGCGCTGTTCGGCGCCCGGTTCAGGGGGCTCGATCCGATGATGCCGGCAGCCGGCTCCATGATCTGCGGCGCCGCGCTGCTGCTGCCCGCCAGCTTCGCCTTTGACCGACCTTGGACGCTGTCGCCCTCCACCGGCTCGCTGCTGGCACTGGTGGCGCTGGCGCTGTTCTCCACCGCGCTGGCCTTCGT comes from the Ancylobacter pratisalsi genome and includes:
- a CDS encoding DMT family transporter, with product MTPSATPALPRELALLLLLSTLWGASYSFIKIGVETIPPLTFMAGRTLLAGAVLLAVLQARGLRLPADRATWRMFLIQACLNSVLPFTLIAWAETRLDAGLAVILNATTPIFAFLIALLIGRREGMGVRKLFGVASGLAGACLTVGAGALHGLGGDVLPQLAVLAATLCYGGGALFGARFRGLDPMMPAAGSMICGAALLLPASFAFDRPWTLSPSTGSLLALVALALFSTALAFVLFFHLVQTLGSLGATAQAYLRVPIGVGISVVFLGEALPPTAWLGLIAVVAGVIAMTWPARSTGTRPASPPPASPTRP
- a CDS encoding ArsR/SmtB family transcription factor translates to MSAIVSGNQIAEIAALVGDPARANMLLALMGGRALTAGELARHAGVSASTTSGHLARLAAARLVTPARQGRHRYYRLASPEIADVVHALMVATGGSPARHRPVGPRDAALRLARTCYDHLAGRLALALADALHARAHVVEADGGAVVTEAGRAFLVDFGLDLDAGASSRRPLCRTCLDWSERRPHLAGRLGAGLLGRLRELEWVADMPGTRALRVTRAGEAGFVEYFGLAPDWRCEAVAPGWGG